In Triplophysa rosa linkage group LG7, Trosa_1v2, whole genome shotgun sequence, the following proteins share a genomic window:
- the ino80db gene encoding LOW QUALITY PROTEIN: INO80 complex subunit D-B (The sequence of the model RefSeq protein was modified relative to this genomic sequence to represent the inferred CDS: inserted 1 base in 1 codon), translated as MYEGKHIHYSEVDHKPLCSYSPKLCKQRRLNGYAFCIRHVLEDRSAPFRQCEYVAKYNSQRCTNPIPKAQDRKYCNSHLQVMGVLPKKERKKKQDTIESLALNITVPSLALKTHNGLEHLSPPPSLARLLPSDPFALYKQEKMLKVSSTFLKKPQECQAVSQKQQDCRVDSTLQKHPKWPSLSSTHARPPQIGRTTQTPLTPSSPRTPTPQTPTLQSGSSFKTSSPLQASQQHSTETAPGEKKINLKLNHDKKVIPGALGTSQSRDDIHRHLITKNSVAMKQQAPCLKQLQSLIDQHKREYQDLNSHLGLDWSEESEEEDGDLGILVSYQCKRLQEKHFEKSASISRTERLAGFCSYLKEKHKHLSREQRSFRRERKSQHALQKALLQAAREEPHHSAQLIQEQHKETSTASSTALSWAGVADSGSCLAVVKGEECQNPALPFSRHCFQHILHNRSQQLFSSCTARFADGAQCSIPVFDITHQTPLCDEHAKKMNNFLRGDISRKTYHHHQQIQRHRPLKKAKPPPLSKKHKKRSKRAVTRRPQKPIPPALPQGNLVMPSILCLPTQLSGIRSPLTPDLSGDELPDEITNDISYIPHDLELNQEDFSDVLPRLPDDLQDFDLFEGKNSELLPTSEEAEELVRVLQAMGSYPESLACLSGMVELGPVEGVDCRSMSSGVVDLLSARLSVETLSNLELDASLLPTSEDAFPPSPPSPQPPLTPPSSVGHLTDSTYPQRQPHLLSKMDNSKADLRDLALDKDEDISHGSWGVLTLPLSDSSQFHSLIASDGLLMSTALSTPLTPVPSAPCQPGLAVSALPQSNHTVPVTSTPSSPTSELLCPIQTKHLXPPIVQPLWDPDRLTATP; from the exons ATGTATGAAGGCAAACATATCCACTACTCGGAGGTGGACCACAAGCCTCTGTGTTCATACAGTCCAAAGCTGTGCAAGCAGCGCAGGCTCAATGGTTACGCTTTCTGCATCCGCCATGTGCTCGAGGACCGGAGTGCCCCCTTCAGACAGTGTGAATATGTAGCCAAATACAACAGCCAGCGCTGCACCAACCCGATACCCAAGGCGCAGGACCGCAA GTATTGCAACAGTCACCTTCAGGTTATGGGTGTCCTCCCCAAAAAGGAACGAAAGAAGAAACAAGATACCATCGAGTCTTTGGCCCTCAACATCACTGTTCCATCTCTGGCTCTGAAGACCCACAACGGGCTTGAGCATTTATCCCCACCCCCTTCCTTGGCTCGTCTGCTCCCCTCAGATCCGTTTGCCCTTTACAAGCaagaaaaaatgttaaaagtaaGTAGCACGTTTCTAAAGAAGCCTCAAGAATGTCAAGCCGTGAGTCAGAAACAGCAAGATTGCCGGGTGGATTCAACCCTCCAGAAACATCCGAAATGGCCTTCTCTTTCCTCCACCCATGCACGTCCTCCGCAGATTGGAAGAACCACGCAGACACCTTTAACGCCCTCCTCCCCTCGAACGCCAACCCCACAAACCCCCACACTCCAGTCAGGGTCATCATTCAAAACTTCCTCACCTCTTCAGGCCAGCCAGCAGCACTCCACAGAAACTGCTCCGGGCGAGAAGAAAATTAACCTGAAGCTTAATCATGACAAAAAGGTTATCCCTGGAGCTTTAGGGACGTCACAAAGCCGAGATGACATACACagacatttaataacaaagaaTTCAGTTGCCATGAAACAGCAAGCTCCGTGTTTGAAGCAGCTCCAAAGTCTGATAGACCAGCACAAGCGGGAATACCAAGACCTGAACTCCCATTTAG GTCTTGACTGGTCAGAAGAAAGTGAGGAGGAGGATGGAGACTTGGGAATATTAGTGTCATATCAGTGCAAGAGACTACAAGAGAAACACTTTGAAAAGAG TGCCAGTATTTCCCGCACTGAGCGTCTGGCAGGCTTCTGCTCATAcctgaaagaaaaacacaagcacCTTAGCAGGGAGCAGAGGAGCTTCAGAAGGGAGAGGAAATCCCAGCATGCCCTTCAAAAAGCCCTACTCCAGGCAGCAAGAGAGGAACCTCACCACAGTGCACAGCTTATTCAGGAACAACATAAAGAGACCTCTACAGCCTCcag caCTGCATTATCATGGGCTGGGGTGGCAGACTCAGGTTCATGTTTGGCTGTCGTAAAAGGCGAAGAATGCCAAAATCCAGCCTTACCGTTTTCCAGGCACTGCTTTCAAC ATATCCTTCATAACCGATCTCAGCAGCTGTTCTCGAGCTGTACCGCTCGCTTTGCAGATGGGGCTCAGTGTTCCATCCCCGTCTTTGACATCACACACCAGACGCCGCTTTGTGACGAGCACGCAAAAAAAATG AACAATTTCCTTCGAGGTGACATCAGCCGTAAGACGtaccaccaccaccagcagaTTCAGAGGCACAGGCCGCTGAAGAAAGCCAAGCCTCCACCTCTCAGTAAGAAACATAAAAAGAGAAGCAAGAGGGCAGTAACACGGCGCCCTCAGAAACCCATTCCTCCCGCGCTGCCCCAGGGCAACTTGGTCATGCCATCTATCTTGTGCCTGCCCACTCAGCTGTCAGGCATAAG GAGCCCTTTAACTCCTGATCTGAGCGGAGACGAACTTCCAGATGAAATCACCAATGACATCAGTTACATTCCACATGACCTGGAGTTGAATCAGGAGGATTTTTCAGATGTCCTACCTCGACTCCCGGATGATCTTCAGGACTTTGATCTTTTTGAAG GTAAGAACAGTGAGCTGTTGCCCACATCAGAGGAAGCCGAGGAGCTGGTTCGTGTACTTCAGGCCATGGGCTCATACCCAGAATCCCTCGCTTGTCTTAGTGGAATGGTTGAGCTCGGTCCCGTAGAAGGGGTGGATTGTCGTAGCATGTCGAGTGGAGTTGTGGATCTACTGAGCGCACGGCTATCCGTCGAGACTCTTTCCAACCTGGAGCTGGACGCCAGTCTGCTCCCCACTTCGGAAGATGCTTTTCCCCCATCACCTCCGTCGCCACAACCCCCTCTCACTCCCCCCTCCTCTGTGGGACATCTCACAGACAGCACATACCCACAGAGGCAACCTCACCTCCTATCCAAGATGGATAACTCCAAAGCAGATCTCCGTGATCTGGCCCTTGACAAGGATGAGGACATCTCTCACGGCTCTTGGGGCGTTCTCACACTCCCCCTCAGTGACTCTTCCCAATTTCACAGCCTTATTGCCTCCGACGGACTGCTGATGTCCACAGCGCTCTCAACACCCCTGACCCCTGTACCCTCAGCCCCCTGCCAACCTGGTTTGGCCGTCTCCGCTTTGCCTCAGAGCAATCACACTGTACCTGTTACATCCACTCCATCCTCTCCAACATCAGAGCTTTTGTGCCCCATTCAAACCAAGCACC TTCCCCCCATTGTTCAACCACTGTGGGATCCCGACAGACTTACAGCCACACCATAG
- the ndufs1 gene encoding NADH-ubiquinone oxidoreductase 75 kDa subunit, mitochondrial yields MLRLPTLSRALAGAAHSKGSIPTSNNVRTSVRASSNLVEVFVDGKPVMVEPGTTVLQACEKVGVQIPRFCYHDRLSVAGNCRMCLVEIERAPKPVAACAMPVMKGWNILTNSEKTRKAREGVMEFLLANHPLDCPICDQGGECDLQDQSMMFGSDRSRFEEGKRAVEDKNIGPLIKTIMTRCIQCTRCVRFASEVAGVEDLGTTGRGNDMQIGTYVEKMFLSEMSGNVIDLCPVGALTSKPYAFTARPWETRKTESIDVLDAVGSNIVVSTRGGEVMRILPRLNEDVNEEWISDKTRFSYDGLKRQRLTQPMVKDASGQLVNTSWEDVLTRVAGALQGVQGSEVGAIAGGMVDAEALVSLKDLLNRLDSETLCTEEIFPMSGAGTDLRSNYLLNSRIAGIEECDHLLLVGTNPRYEAPLFNTRIRKSWLHNELQVALVGHNVDLSYSYNHLGESTQVLQEIAAGTHPFCKVLSQAKKPVVVVGSSALQREDGAAILKAVSTISQNARASSGIEEGWKVLNVLHRVASQVAALDMGYKPGVDAIRKNPPKVLFLLGADAGCITKADLPKDSFIVYQGHHGDVGAPMADVILPSAAYTEKYGTYVNTEGRAQQTRLAVTAPGMAREDWKILRAISELAGVTLPYDTLDEVRRRLAEVSPNLVRYDDVEEANYFKQANELSKAVNQSLLGAPLVPPQLTLKEFYMTDPISRASQTMAKCVKAVTEGADAVDEPSIC; encoded by the exons ATGTTGCGTTTGCCAACACTGAGTCGGGCACTGGCTGGGGCAGCCCATTCCAAGGGCTCCATTCCCACCTCCAACAATG TGCGGACATCAGTCCGGGCCTCAAGCAATTTGGTTGAAGTGTTCGTAGATGGAAAGCCTGTCATGGTGGAACCTGGAACCACAGTACTTCAG GCTTGTGAGAAAGTTGGCGTGCAGATTCCACGTTTCTGCTATCATGATCGTCTGTCAGTGGCTGGTAACTGCCGCATGTGTCTGGTGGAAATCGAGAGAGCCCCTAAG CCTGTAGCAGCATGTGCGATGCCTGTCATGAAAGGATGGAACATTTTGACCAACTCAGAGAAAACACGAAAGGCCAG AGAGGGAGTCATGGAGTTTCTCCTTGCCAACCACCCTCTTGACTGTCCAATCTGTGATCAAGGAGGAGAATGTGATCTGCAG GACCAGTCCATGATGTTTGGCTCAGACAGAAGTCGTTTCGAAGAGGGGAAAAGAGCAGTGGAGGATAAGAACATCGGCCCGCTCATCAAAACAATCATGACTCGCTGCATACAGTGCACACGATGTGTACG ttttgctaGCGAGGTTGCCGGAGTGGAGGATCTGGGAACTACAGGACGTGGTAATGACATGCAGATCGGCACCTACGTAGAGAAGATGTTCTTGTCAGAGATGTCTGGTAATGTGATCGACTTGTGTCCTGTCGGAGCACTGACGTCCAAACCATACGCCTTCACCGCACGACCCTGGGAGACCAG GAAGACAGAGTCCATTGATGTGCTGGATGCTGTGGGCTCCAATATTGTGGTGAGCACCAGGGGTGGTGAAGTCATGAGAATTCTGCCTCGTCTTAATGAAGATGTAAATGAGGAATGGATATCAGACAAGACCAG GTTTTCATATGATGGGTTAAAAAGGCAGCGCCTGACCCAGCCAATGGTGAAGGATGCTAGCGGGCAGCTGGTGAACACCAGCTGGGAAGATGTTCTAACACGTGTAGCTGGAGCA CTCCAGGGAGTTCAGGGTTCTGAGGTAGGAGCCATTGCAGGCGGGATGGTAGATGCAGAAGCTCTGGTGTCCCTGAAGGACCTGCTGAACAGACTGGACAGCGAGACCCTTTGTACTGAGGAGATCTTCCCGATGTCTGGTGCTGG AACCGACCTTCGCTCCAATTACCTCTTAAACAGCCGTATTGCTGGCATTGAGGAGTGTGACCACCTGCTTTTGGTCGGAACAAACCCACGTTACGAGGCTCCTCTCTTCAACACACGTATCCGCAAGAG CTGGTTACATAATGAGCTACAGGTGGCCTTGGTGGGTCACAATGTGGATCTAAGCTACTCCTACAACCATCTGGGTGAATCCACACAAGTGCTGCAGGAGATCGCTGCTGGAACACACCCTTTCTGCAAG GTCCTATCCCAGGCCAAGAAGCCTGTGGTTGTAGTGGGTAGTTCAGCTCTCCAGAGGGAGGATGGGGCAGCCATACTTAAGGCTGTGTCCACTATTTCTCAGAACGCTCGGGCCAGCAGTGGTATAGAGGAGGGATGGAAGGTTCTTAATGTGTTACACAG GGTGGCCAGTCAAGTGGCAGCCTTGGACATGGGTTATAAGCCTGGTGTTGATGCCATCCGGAAGAACCCTCCCAAAGTCCTGTTTCTTTTGGGAGCTGATGCAGGCTGCATCACCAAAGCAGACCTTCCCAAAGATAGCTTTATCGTCTATCAGG GTCACCATGGAGACGTAGGTGCACCTATGGCTGATGTCATCTTGCCCAGCGCTGCATACACAGAGAAGTATGGCACATATGTTAACACAGAGGGTCGTGCCCAGCAGACCAGGCTTGCTGTTACTGCTCCAGGCATGGCACGTGAGGACTGGAAGATTTTGCGCGCCATCTCTGAG CTGGCCGGAGTCACGTTGCCCTATGACACATTGGATGAGGTAAGGAGAAGACTGGCAGAGGTCTCTCCTAACCTGGTGAGGTATGATGATGTAGAAGAAGCCAATTATTTCAAACAGGCCAATGAGCTTTCAAAG GCTGTGAATCAGTCATTGCTTGGAGCTCCCCTCGTCCCCCCTCAGCTTACTTTGAAGGAGTTTTACATGACAG ACCCTATCAGCAGAGCCTCCCAGACGATGGCCAAGTGTGTGAAGGCTGTGACAGAGGGGGCAGATGCAGTCGACGAGCCCTCCATTTGTTAA
- the eef1b2 gene encoding elongation factor 1-beta, whose product MGFGDLKTPAGLKVLNDFLADKSYIEGYVPSQADVAVFDALSGAPPADLCHALRWYNHIKSYQKEKASLPGVKKPLGQYGPAGVQDTTKAAPAAADEDDDDDIDLFGSDEEEDEETTRIKEERLAAYNAKKSKKPALIAKSSILLDVKPWDDETDMSKLEECVRSIQLDGLVWGQSKLLPVGYGIKKLQIACVVEDDKVGTDQLEELITAFEDYVQSMDVAAFNKI is encoded by the exons ATGGGTTTTGGTGATCTTAAAACGCCCGCTGGCCTCAAAGTATTGAATGATTTTCTGGCAGATAAAAGTTATATCGAGGG gtaCGTACCTTCTCAGGCAGATGTTGCTGTGTTCGATGCCCTGTCCGGTGCTCCCCCAGCTGACCTTTGCCATGCCTTGCGGTGGTACAACCACATCAAATCATACCAGAAAGAGAAGGCCAG CCTTCCAGGTGTAAAGAAACCTCTCGGTCAGTACGGCCCTGCTGGTGTGCAGGACACAACCAAAGCAGCTCCTGCAGCGGCAGATGAAGACGATGACGACGACATAGATCTGTTTGGTTCAGATGAGGAAGAG GATGAGGAGACCACACGGATCAAGGAGGAGAGACTAGCAGCTTACAATGCAAAGAAGTCTAAAa AGCCTGCCCTCATCGCCAAGTCTTCTATTTTGTTGGACGTCAAGCCCTGGGATGATGAAACCGACATGTCCAAGCTTGAGGAGTGTGTCCGCAGCATTCAGTTGGATGGTCTCGTCTGGGGTCAAT CTAAACTGTTACCGGTTGGCTATGGCATAAAAAAACTGCAGATTGCTTGCGTGGTGGAAGATGACAAAGTTGGAACAGATCAGCTAGAAGAACTGATCACAGCTTTTGAGGACTATGTGCAGTCCATGGACGTGGCAGCCTTCAACAAGATTTAA